The following coding sequences are from one Melanotaenia boesemani isolate fMelBoe1 chromosome 19, fMelBoe1.pri, whole genome shotgun sequence window:
- the LOC121629608 gene encoding phospholipase A2-like has translation MNAFQTIFLLAVGLSVAHTLDYKALNQFRRMILCLLPNSWPALDYSDYGCYCGLGGSGTPVDDLDRCCQVHDQCYSDSMQHPDCWLILDNPYTEIYDYTCDPENKKITCTNKNDECEMFICECDRVAAECFSRSHWNPDHEHLPSDQCL, from the exons ATGAATGCTTTTCAGACTATCTTTCTTTTGGCTGTAGGCCTCTCTGTGG CCCACACTTTGGACTACAAGGCTCTCAACCAGTTTAGGAGGATGATCCTGTGTCTGTTGCCCAACAGCTGGCCTGCTCTTGACTACTCTGACTATGGCTGCTACTGTGGACTGGGAGGCTCTGGCACACCTGTTGATGATCTAGACAG GTGCTGCCAAGTTCATGACCAGTGTTACAGTGATTCTATGCAGCATCCTGATTGCTGGCTGATCCTTGACAACCCTTACACTGAGATCTATGACTACACATGTGATCCGGAAAACAAaaagatcacctgtacaa acAAAAACGATGAATGTGAGATGTTTATCTGTGAATGCGACAGGGTTGCTGCAGAGTGTTTCAGCAGATCACATTGGAACCCTGATCACGAGCACCTGCCCAGCGACCAGTGCCTGTAA